ATATCATGAGAAAAATGGGTACTAACAAGCTGAAGTTACAAGATCGTACTGAAAAATTGTGCCCAATGCAACAGTCAAGACTAGAGCAGCAAAAGGTTGAGAGCAACAAGTGGACACCAATATGGTCTGGTGATGGTGATGGTAACCGTTATGAAGTCCAAAACTGGCAACAAAAAATGGATGTGGATTTAAGTGCCAGGACATGTACATGTAGATTCTGGCAATTAACAGGTATACCATCAAACTCAGgacatttttaacttttttactCAAACTGATGTAAAAATCtgaattaatttgttgttaTAGGCTGCCTTCTGATgtaaaaatttgaattaattaattgattaattaatttgttgttatAGGAATGCCATGTGCACATGCTATTGCAGCAATTGCTTATAAGAACCACAAGGCTGAGGATTATTGTAGCGGGTGGTTGACACTTGGTGCATACAAAGCATCATACAATTACTTCATTCAACCAACTGAAGGACAAGAGTATTGGACACAAACTGAGTATGAGAAACCAGTTCCACCACCATGTAGGAGGCGTCAAGGAAGACCAAAAAGGCAACGAAGGAAGGATAGCAATGAGGCACCTGTAAGTACTACCAGACTTAGGAGGAAGTATCCAGAAATCACATGCTCAAGATGTGGTTTTGAAGGGCATAATATCACAGGCTGTGGTAATGTTGGTGTACCAACAAGGccaaaaaaaaggaaatatggACAAGCAGGTAATGTAACTGCTGAAGATGATACAAGTAATGTTGCTGAAGCTGCTACAGGTCCTAATGAAGGACAAACAGAGGTTGAGTTGACAGCATCTCAACCAACTACTGAGCCTTCATCTCAGCCCATTGGTCATGCTTTTGCTATGGGTCCTAGCTCTCAAGTAACTTCACATGCTGTTAACTCTAGTGAAGTATTCCAAGTTGGCTTTGGTCAAGGTACATTTGATGGAGGTTTAATAGGGGTTAGACCACCACCAATTAGGGGACCTGCAAATATGTATCATGTGCCATTCCCTAGAGGTGCTGCAAGTGGAAATCAAGGATTCATGACCTTCATGCCTACACCAAGAGGACCACCAAGAGGGCCACCAAGTGGTCCACCAAGAGGGCCTAACTGAAGATTAAATTATAAAGACATTTTTTGAAGGCAACTTTTGATGTTTGAAGCAATAGTTTGAATGTTTAGATGAAAGACATGTAATTGCCTTAGtttatgtttattattattatgaagaCATCTATTTGCCTTATGTTTGAAGGCTAGTTTTAAGAATGCTTATATTTGAAGACATATATGTACTTTATGTTTGAAGGTTACGTAATGAATGTTAAGTTTAATTAAAGCTTAAGTaatgttatgtttaattatttaagTGTATTATAACCTATAAACTAACACAAATATGTTTTGGTTAAAGCTAAAATACATCACATTCACTAATCAATAACATTACACTCACTAATCAACAATATTACACTCACTAATTTCAATCACTAACTAATCAACAACACTACTTGTGAACAACCATATACAAAAGTTGAATCACAATACAAGCAAATACAAAGTATTTTATAAGCTTCATGTCAACAACCAACATATCCAACTTTGAGTTTACATCTCTCTTGAACTTATCATTTTCATAATTGTTGTCAACACTAGttttcatttcatcatcttTTACTCCTTTTCTTTCTACTCTTCTTAAAGATTCATTTGCAAGATAGTCTTCCCACTCATCAACCCACATGAAGTATTTGCAATTTGCACTATCTTCCTGCAAATTAACATAACATAGCATCATACACAAGCACAAAActataaacaaacataaattaaacaCAACCACAAAAATGACATACTTTGTTTAGTGGGCATGTGTAGAATTGTCTCCCTGGATTCTTCAATGTTTTTGCTCTAAGCATCACTGTCTTTCTCTCACAAAAACAGTCAGGCCTCCGATCAAAACGTGAGGATGATGATTGACTTCCAATTTGGGTAGTTGAAGCTTCTCTTTGCTGTGAAATTGGTGGAACTCCTTTCATCTTTCAACTAATCGAAAATGGTTATGGAgatgagaagaggaagaagatggagaTGAGAAGTGGAgatgagaagaggaagaagatggagatgagaagaggaagaaatggagattgatttagggttttataATTGGGGGTTATTTTCTATTttcgtcaatttagtccctcaacGGTTATCTacctttttgattttttttttaccttcaaTTTGGTCCCTGCCTACGTggcttcaatttttaaaaagaaatgacACGTATTGGTCAATAAAGTCAACAAAACGGCCACATCAGCACTACCAAACGGTTCTTTGACGCAAACTAACGACGGGGACTATTCTGACTAACGGAAGTCACTTTCAGGGAtcttaaattgttttttgatgATTCGGGGACTATTATGACAGCGAGTGCCACTTTCAGGGACCAAAGTGACAGTTTactcttttttaattattccataattgctcttaactttctctttttttttttatagttttttcatctatatctattctatactataatatataaaaagaatacatgagttttggggtagaattttcataataccaacattacccttgctttttttagtagcaacaaaaatcttttattaacaaactcaccataacataaggcgtatcttttttttttgggtacataagttagacaacgcgcctgcctggcccgctagttacAATAATTGGTATTGGTGTTGGTGTTTGGCGATGGAAGGTTGAAGGTAGTGTTGTATGGTTGTTTTGGATGTAGAATGGAGATTATGAGAGAATATGGTGATGGGTTTTTTCTCTAATCTCTACATTTTGCTACTGGTTTTTCTGTTTGTTCtctctgtttttgttttcaattcaCTCCCCGTTTTTGCCTCCCCTGTTTCAATTCTTTTGGATTAATTTATAGCCAAATTTACGGTTTGATTGTCCATTGGATTGAAGTGTTTGAATTGGATTGAGTGTGAGAATTGGATTTGGTGAGGAAAGTGATATAAAGTTGAAGAAGCATGGTAGAACAAATGAAAAGGATCTCAATGGAATTTGAATCCGTGACCTTGTACTTGAAAGTTCTTGGATGTTTTTCTACTACCAATTTAGTTAAATCACACACTCAAAAGAAAAATGCGACAAATCTAATATAATAGTAAAAGGAGCGAGCACAACAAGAtatctttttgtattttttgttaatgATGCATAGAATGCAATGGTGATAATATATGGTGGGATCTTAGGTCAAAAATTGGGGTATGTCGGTTGGAAATGAATGCATCGATGAAGATGGTGTTGTAGccgggtgtggttatggtgcataagcttctttcttatgcaccatgcataaacaatGAAAATTACTCAACACACCCCTCATTTACTCCACGCACCCCCATATGTCACTTCATCACTCGCGCGCCCCCATTTACTCTGCGCCCCCCATATGTTTCCTCATTACTCGTGCGCCCCTCATTTACTCGCGTGCCCCCtatttgcttagcgcaccccccaatttttttttctcccctAGATTTCTTACGAGCccccccagtttttttttcctccctcAGATTTCTAGCACGCCCCGcagttttttttcctcctcCAGATTTCTAGCGCATCACCTAAATTTCTAAcgcgccccccccccccccccatttccaattaaataataacttttgttcctttgaagtacatattataagaatctattttcaattaattgtgttggatgattatatagtcatattttaatttaaaattacatactaAAACATGTACTGTAAATATGgtttaatttattacaattagCATAAATCATTAGACGAAAccattggttttttgttttattacaaaaccattagacaattattttggtttcacataaaaaactatcaaaaccattaaaccatacttatggtttcagtaataatcagtatttaaaatcattaaaccatttagtgtaaaaccattttacaatacaaatggtttcagtgtataactatctgaaaccatttaaccaacataatggttttcaggatttttaaaaccataaaaaacaatattggtttcaataaacacataaaaccattttataatacaaatggtttcactgttTAACACtctgaaaatatatatatatatatatatatatatatatatatatatatatggggagggatcaaattacaccggtgtaacatttaaGTAATGTTACACCACTTAATAACGATTTagcgaatacaaattttacaaaatccaccgttggattgaaagtttatatcgtatagatcatccatttagaattttacaaaaatctaaaatcgtttgatatgttattgagaccggtgaagattaatggtttatgcatttttattgaataccgttaatcttgatctatctcaaaaacatatcaaacgattttagatttgtatacaattcaacatagatgatctatacgatataagttttcaatccaacggtgaattttgtaaaatttgtattcgttaaagcgttattgagcggtgtaatattactcaaatattacactggtgtaatttgatctctcccctatatatatatatatatatatatatatatatatatatatatatatatatatatatatctcaccTTAGTATTTATATAAATCATTTAACaatactaatggtttcagtgtataatatcttgaaaccatttaacatacCAAATAGGATGAGATTCCGAAAATACCAAATAGGATTAATATTAGTTTGTCTATCTTTATCGTTCGATTATTCGAGGGATGAGCGGATGTAAACCCGTCGGTCCCCTTtttaatccaattttatttattaattttatttgcggAAGACAAAAAACCGGTAGACAAATCGCATGACCAGTGTTCGGTCATTCGAGGGATAAGCGGATGTAAACCCGTCGGTCCTCTTTTAAtccacattttatttattacaatttattttttaagtttttattattttatactttttggtttaaattaaataaattatatgaataaataaataaaaaataaaaaaataacatcgcAGGAGTGCAGAAAGTAATCAGGAGGGGTGCAACAGGCCGACCCACTTCGTAGGGGTGCAGAAAGTAAGCAAGCGGGGTGCAGCTAGCAGGAGGGGCgcaacaacaaacaaaaatcaaggGGATGATTCTGCAGAATCTTGGTCGtgtgatggaaatcaacgggcTGTAACAAGAGTTTCGCGGTATGCATGCGcgcactggatccacgtctatttaatttaaatttttttttgcttatgcaccatgcataaggaaatgccttatgcaccataactttTGCCGTTGTAGCCTTCTAGTAGAATTGAACACTTTTGACAAGAGTAACTCTAGTTATTTTTGGATACTTTAACtttttaacaattttataaACTTACGAACCTTCTTATCTTAAATTGTTATTTGGATGTTTATATGATTTGGTGGGATAATTAGGTATTTTGATACAAGTTTATGGACATTATATTATTCATATGGTGATTTGgtgtatttttcatttataattaagtttatattcttgttcaaaaaataattaagtttatattttgaaatattgcatttttatagtattatattagtatatatgttatatacataataattttcatattattttaatttttggtaaactCGCACGATTTTACGAGTCGAGTTTACCTAGGCAAAACGAGTTGAGGTAAAAGATCGATCATGACAACCTTGGTCTTAACAATCTTTTCGGTCTAAATAAACAAGCAATTTAATTATACTTGGTATCACATGAATGTTGAGGAAACAAGGAACGAAAAATCGACATTTTTGTCATACATTCCATTTCATGCCCACTAACTCTACGTATCTCATTAATACAAGTCTCTGTCGCCTTGAATTTTAGATTCTCGACTCCCCTATATTTAAGGTGTTTAAATTTAGTCACTAAATTAAgccattaggtttggtctagtgatgaggGATTTATGTAGTACGTTATATGTCATaagttcgatccccagctcattaTAAATGTAAAAACTCGGGAAGATTTACTCACTAAATTACTTGccaaaagaaaaactatacaAAGTAGTAAagctttttaataataattttttcacaaaagaaaaactatacaAAGTAGTAAAGCtttttagtaataattttttcacTTGTTAGTATAATTCAATTAATGGAGTATTCCTCgtaaacatgaaaacaaaatgtCTTCCAACACAAATTGACAATGTCATCATCCTCACATCACCAAATATATATGTAGTCCCCTGTTGATTTATTGACTTTATATAAGACACTGCTGGCACCGGCCACACCACACCACACAAAAACATGAGTTACTACTGTCACCAGCTATAAACCACATCGTCACATTAATTTCCACatgaaaaagaaagatgcaaaaGCTTTGAAAAATATACTACACCACTTCATCTGATTTTTGAACCTAACCAGTAACCACCATGCTTGTCCTTATCACAATTTCctttatcattaattaattcaacATGCATAAcacattaataattaataatagtcATTCACACACAAACTCGTGAACCACGCTACAACTTTATCCAGCAACATAATTATTAATGTATCATGAGTTTTTTATTTCACAAAATTTTTGAAGCACACAGACACTGGTGACAAATTTCCAGACACACTAAAACAGCCCGGACATATTTCTAAGACCAAAACAAAAACCATCAAATTGGTGGGAAtggaataataaactaaaaacATATGTGAACCAAAaagcaacaaaagaaaaatgtatgtatctataataataataataataataataataataataataatattgaaggaaaaaaaatcaaaatgctAAAGAGCCATCTTAATATTGCTTGCTTGAATTTCATTTGCGTTTTCGGACCCCTTCTTCTGCAGCTGCTTTGTCGTCTTTATCAGGATTAAATCTTGGAAGGTTTAATAATGTGTTGACACGCGATACACCTTCAAGAGCAGACCACTCTTTTTCTGTCTCAGCATCTATCTCCTCCTCTTCCTTAAATTCTTCAtcaatgttattattattgtcgtCTCTGCATGTTCCTGATCTTGCTAGAACATTAGGTTCAGAAACACCTTCATTATCACCATTGCTGCTGACTTGAATTCCTGAACTAGGAGGATGTTCTTTGGACTTGTTGGTATGAGAAGCGGTCGATAATTTTTGAACGTCTGAGTCTAGAAAGAGACAAACCACGGCACAGTCATCGACTTTTGAAGTTGGATATTTGTATCTCCATGCTCTCACTGCTGTCTCAACCAGTGATCTCGCCGCTGTTGAACGCCGCGGTGCAGCCGCTATAATGTCTACCACTTCCTTGTTTGTTAGCACATCCCAAATCTGGCCATGAGATTATTTTAGAACTGTTAACTATTAGATTTAAACTTTGTCCCTTGAGATACAAAACCAAACTCTTACCACAGAGCTAACAAGTAGTAGACAAAACTTAGAAAATGTTTATAAAAAGCAGCTAAAAAGATTAAAATATTAGTAgactagtaaaaaaaatatgatgataaCAAAACTTAGACCATGTTTGTTTTgagaaatattttttgttttcaattccTGCTCTCAATTTTAAGTAGAAAAGATGTCACTTTGTTTCCaattctcaaatatttttacagaaaataatgaaacaacatttttctattttcactGTTTTCCACACAAGTATTTGAAAATAGGAAACAAAGTGACATATTTGTAATTacaaattaaaagaagaaatgaaTACAGAAAACATATTTTGAAATAGAGGCAAGTGCAATTATCATTATACTACAATGGAAGTCCGGTATCATACCCCATCTGTTGCCATGACAATAAACTCATCCTTCTCAGTTAGTCTTCTGTATGATACATCTGGAACAGATATTAGACCAAAATCTTTCAGACAAAAATCTCCAAATGCCCTTGCCATGGCTAAGCCAGGTGAATCATTATTTGGCAACCA
This genomic interval from Trifolium pratense cultivar HEN17-A07 linkage group LG6, ARS_RC_1.1, whole genome shotgun sequence contains the following:
- the LOC123890255 gene encoding uncharacterized protein LOC123890255, with the translated sequence MKGVPPISQQREASTTQIGSQSSSSRFDRRPDCFCERKTVMLRAKTLKNPGRQFYTCPLNKEDSANCKYFMWVDEWEDYLANESLRRVERKGVKDDEMKTSVDNNYENDKFKRDVNSKLDMLVVDMKLIKYFVFACIVIQLLYMVVHK